A DNA window from Armatimonadota bacterium contains the following coding sequences:
- a CDS encoding branched-chain amino acid ABC transporter permease, protein MLGQQVINGLTMGAIYAVISLGLTLVYGALRILHVAHAGIYVLGGYAGLVAYAHTGSLLLAFLLAMTVSGLAGVIVQRWIYLPLLPQPRIIPLIASIGLFIALEDLLRIAAGPYSLAFSVRVPVPSVALGAVALTSAQLLVVTVGVPLLALTWWVLTRTKVGLAWRALAEDLEMAQMSGVDVNRAVGLNFLVGSALAGAAGVLVGIFFNAVEPTMGDMPAYKGLAIIVLGGLGSYTGAVVASLLLGVVEAVAIGTIGLLPRDALAFIALILILLVRPQGLFGKR, encoded by the coding sequence ATGCTTGGGCAGCAGGTCATCAACGGTTTGACCATGGGGGCGATCTATGCCGTCATCTCCCTGGGGCTGACCCTGGTCTACGGCGCGCTGCGTATCCTGCATGTGGCCCACGCCGGCATCTATGTGTTGGGCGGCTACGCCGGGCTGGTGGCGTATGCGCACACGGGTAGCCTGCTACTGGCCTTCCTCCTGGCCATGACAGTCAGCGGGCTGGCCGGGGTGATCGTGCAGCGTTGGATCTACCTGCCCCTCCTCCCTCAGCCACGGATCATCCCCCTTATCGCTAGCATTGGACTATTCATCGCGCTGGAGGACCTGCTCCGCATCGCAGCCGGCCCCTACTCCCTCGCCTTCTCCGTACGGGTTCCAGTGCCGTCCGTCGCGCTTGGTGCTGTCGCTCTCACCTCCGCCCAACTGCTCGTGGTCACTGTGGGGGTGCCGCTTTTGGCGCTGACCTGGTGGGTGCTCACCCGGACGAAGGTCGGCCTGGCATGGCGGGCGCTGGCGGAGGACCTGGAGATGGCGCAGATGAGCGGCGTCGATGTGAACCGGGCGGTGGGGCTCAACTTCCTCGTGGGCTCGGCGCTGGCCGGCGCCGCAGGGGTGCTGGTGGGAATCTTCTTCAACGCCGTGGAGCCCACCATGGGGGACATGCCAGCATACAAGGGTCTTGCCATCATCGTGCTGGGCGGCCTGGGTTCCTACACAGGTGCTGTGGTGGCTTCCTTGCTCTTGGGAGTGGTGGAGGCGGTAGCCATCGGCACCATCGGTCTGCTACCGCGGGATGCCCTGGCATTCATTGCCCTTATTCTGATCCTGCTGGTCCGACCGCAGGGATTGTTCGGCAAGCGGTAG
- a CDS encoding branched-chain amino acid ABC transporter ATP-binding protein/permease, with the protein MPIAFGLYHVTVAITAGIFVVLAIGLNIIAGYAGQPNLGHAAFWGIGAYTQAILVTRYGLSFWEALPLATLITAVIGGALGTISIRLREDFLAITTIGINFVVVSIFLYMPFFGGSLGISGVLPPTLLGVPITKPGYLALVGLVVAALVALDLRLRASWLGTGWAALREDEVAAEACGVDTRRFKIAAFVVGTAIAGLAGGLYAHFIQFVEYRDFGFLSSVAVLSMVAVGGLGTLRGAIAGAILLTVLPEVFRAVSEYRMLLYGATLVLVMRYQPAGLLGAHSWLGRLIDRRRAPPEAPPQVPFVPAGPGTGHAPAENVPLLEVRGVAKRFAGLWAVREISLQVRGGEIVGIIGPNGAGKTTLFNIISGLLSADRGEVLLRGRPITGLPPSTIARMGVGRTFQITRPFSGLSVLMNVVVPLGHRVYPGAWAAVGRSLTAPIQARAWALLDRVGLGSYAQVPARALPLGLQRRLEMARALALDPQVILLDEPLGGLTAREIEEIIVLIRALRDEGLTLLMVEHNMRVAMQLCDRLIVMHYGEKIAEGPPEVIQRDPRVREAYLGGPGKGLSPAAAEAGQHVRMSGGQGL; encoded by the coding sequence GTGCCCATCGCCTTCGGCCTCTACCACGTCACCGTCGCCATCACCGCCGGGATCTTCGTCGTCCTGGCCATCGGGTTGAACATCATCGCAGGGTATGCAGGCCAGCCTAACCTCGGCCACGCGGCCTTCTGGGGGATCGGCGCCTACACCCAGGCCATTCTGGTCACGCGTTACGGCCTCTCCTTCTGGGAGGCGCTTCCCCTGGCGACCCTGATCACCGCGGTCATCGGCGGCGCACTGGGCACAATCAGCATCCGCCTGAGGGAAGACTTCCTGGCCATCACGACCATCGGGATCAACTTCGTTGTGGTCTCGATCTTCCTGTACATGCCGTTCTTCGGGGGCAGCCTGGGGATCAGCGGAGTTCTCCCCCCGACGCTGCTCGGCGTACCCATTACCAAGCCAGGGTATCTGGCGCTGGTAGGGCTGGTGGTGGCCGCTCTTGTGGCCCTCGATCTGCGGCTGAGAGCCTCCTGGCTGGGCACGGGCTGGGCAGCACTGCGTGAGGACGAGGTGGCCGCGGAGGCTTGCGGCGTCGACACCCGCCGGTTCAAGATCGCAGCCTTCGTGGTGGGAACCGCCATCGCCGGTCTGGCCGGGGGTCTCTACGCGCATTTCATCCAGTTCGTGGAGTATCGGGATTTCGGGTTCCTCTCCTCGGTGGCCGTCCTCAGCATGGTGGCGGTTGGAGGACTGGGCACGCTACGGGGGGCCATCGCAGGGGCTATCCTGCTCACGGTGCTTCCCGAGGTCTTCCGTGCCGTTAGCGAGTACCGGATGCTCCTTTATGGGGCCACCCTGGTGCTCGTCATGCGCTATCAGCCCGCAGGCCTGCTGGGAGCACACTCCTGGCTTGGCCGACTCATCGATCGGCGCCGCGCACCCCCTGAGGCCCCGCCTCAGGTGCCCTTCGTGCCCGCCGGACCCGGGACCGGGCACGCCCCAGCGGAGAATGTCCCGCTGCTTGAGGTCCGCGGGGTAGCCAAGCGCTTCGCCGGCCTGTGGGCGGTCCGGGAGATCTCGTTGCAGGTCCGAGGCGGAGAGATCGTCGGTATCATCGGCCCGAACGGCGCCGGCAAGACCACCCTGTTTAACATCATCTCGGGTCTCCTCTCCGCGGACCGCGGCGAGGTCCTGCTGCGCGGAAGGCCGATCACCGGGCTGCCACCATCGACGATCGCCCGCATGGGCGTGGGACGGACCTTCCAGATCACCCGGCCCTTCTCGGGGCTGTCGGTCCTGATGAACGTCGTGGTACCCCTCGGTCACCGCGTCTACCCGGGCGCTTGGGCCGCAGTAGGCCGCAGCCTGACTGCCCCCATTCAGGCACGCGCGTGGGCTCTGCTGGACCGGGTTGGTCTTGGGTCCTATGCCCAAGTTCCGGCGCGGGCCCTACCCCTGGGACTTCAGCGCCGGCTGGAGATGGCCAGGGCCCTGGCCCTCGACCCCCAGGTGATCCTGCTGGACGAGCCCCTGGGCGGCCTAACGGCCAGGGAGATCGAGGAGATCATCGTCCTCATTCGAGCCCTGCGTGACGAAGGCCTCACCCTCCTGATGGTTGAGCACAACATGCGGGTGGCGATGCAGCTCTGCGACCGCCTGATCGTCATGCACTACGGCGAGAAGATCGCCGAGGGGCCCCCTGAGGTCATCCAGCGTGACCCCCGCGTGCGGGAGGCGTACCTGGGCGGCCCGGGGAAGGGCCTTTCCCCTGCCGCGGCAGAAGCCGGACAGCACGTTCGCATGTCGGGGGGACAGGGTCTGTAG
- the murA gene encoding UDP-N-acetylglucosamine 1-carboxyvinyltransferase, translated as MERIVITGGRPLRGTVKVSGAKNSSLAIVAAACLAPDVSVLENVPHCQDVLTLQAILEDLGVRFVFAGSRMIVDARGLDRATPSYDLCRRMRASFYTAGLLLARMGRAEVPLPGGCSIGTRPVDFHMRGFAALGAEVITEHGYMKAGFARRARGTQFYVPRSSVGTTINLMMVASTARGMTVLQNAAREPEVVDTAVFLNLMGARIRGAGTDTVTIRGVPALHGAQYAIIPDRIEAGTYLLCGVATRGDVMVEGLIPEHFQALLTKLQEAGAEAVVEPDGVRVRMSGELQAIDVDTAPYPGFATDLHPPLAAALTRARGTSTIRETIYDSRFGYVEELRRMGAQMRVDGDTLHIHGVEELSGAPVEARDIRGGAAVVIAALSAQGTSEVTNVENLDRGYEGLVQKLQALGARVDRVAAEVVREVV; from the coding sequence GTGGAACGGATCGTCATCACCGGCGGACGACCCCTACGCGGAACCGTGAAGGTCTCCGGCGCCAAGAACTCTTCCCTGGCCATCGTCGCCGCCGCCTGTCTGGCGCCGGATGTCTCCGTCCTGGAGAACGTCCCCCACTGTCAGGACGTCCTCACCCTGCAGGCCATCCTGGAGGACCTGGGGGTGCGCTTCGTCTTTGCCGGCAGCCGGATGATCGTGGACGCGCGCGGTCTGGATCGGGCCACACCGTCGTACGACCTCTGCCGGCGCATGCGCGCGTCCTTCTACACCGCGGGGCTGCTGCTGGCGCGCATGGGCCGCGCGGAGGTCCCGCTGCCGGGTGGCTGCTCCATCGGCACCCGCCCCGTGGACTTCCACATGCGCGGGTTCGCTGCTCTGGGAGCGGAGGTGATTACGGAGCACGGCTACATGAAGGCGGGATTCGCCCGGCGCGCCCGGGGAACTCAGTTCTACGTCCCCCGCAGCAGCGTGGGCACCACCATCAATCTGATGATGGTGGCCAGCACCGCCCGGGGGATGACGGTGCTGCAGAACGCCGCGCGGGAGCCTGAGGTGGTCGACACCGCCGTCTTCCTCAACCTCATGGGCGCCCGCATCCGCGGCGCCGGCACGGACACCGTGACCATCCGCGGTGTCCCCGCGCTGCACGGCGCGCAGTATGCCATCATTCCCGACCGCATCGAAGCCGGCACCTACCTCCTCTGCGGGGTGGCCACCCGCGGCGATGTGATGGTGGAGGGGCTGATCCCCGAGCACTTCCAGGCTCTGCTGACCAAGCTGCAGGAGGCCGGCGCGGAGGCGGTGGTGGAGCCAGACGGGGTGCGCGTTCGCATGAGCGGGGAGCTGCAGGCCATCGATGTGGACACGGCGCCCTATCCGGGATTCGCCACCGACCTGCACCCGCCGCTGGCCGCGGCGCTGACCCGCGCCCGTGGCACCTCCACCATCCGGGAGACCATCTACGACTCCCGCTTCGGCTACGTGGAGGAGCTGCGGCGGATGGGGGCGCAGATGCGCGTGGATGGCGATACCCTGCACATTCACGGGGTGGAGGAGCTGTCCGGCGCGCCCGTCGAAGCGCGGGACATCCGCGGGGGTGCCGCCGTGGTCATTGCGGCCCTGAGCGCGCAGGGAACCAGCGAGGTCACCAACGTGGAGAACCTGGACCGGGGCTACGAGGGGCTGGTGCAGAAGCTGCAGGCTCTTGGCGCCCGGGTGGACCGGGTGGCTGCGGAGGTCGTGCGGGAGGTGGTCTGA
- a CDS encoding IreB family regulatory phosphoprotein has product MGEHERTGVFRLGPPPVRDPQEIFRYAYQALAEKGYSPVDQIVGYLLSGDPTYITSHRDARTVIRQVDRLVLLEELVRTYVQTKLQP; this is encoded by the coding sequence ATGGGCGAACATGAGCGCACCGGGGTCTTCCGCCTGGGTCCGCCTCCAGTCCGGGACCCGCAGGAGATCTTTCGCTACGCCTATCAGGCCCTGGCGGAGAAGGGGTACAGTCCCGTGGACCAGATTGTCGGCTACCTCCTTTCGGGGGACCCGACCTACATCACTAGCCACCGGGACGCGCGGACGGTGATCCGGCAGGTCGACCGGCTGGTCCTGCTGGAGGAGCTGGTACGTACCTACGTCCAGACCAAGCTGCAGCCGTAA
- a CDS encoding DNA-formamidopyrimidine glycosylase family protein, producing the protein MPELPEVEVLARHLRPHLLGQTIRRVQVLSPATVRSPRADRFARLIRGRTVRGVSRKGKYLLIALDGAMFLAVHLCMTGDLVVVPRSRPLHPHTRVVLGLDGADLRFLDQRRFGSMALLPGRALPAFPTLKRLGAEPLGVAFTLERFRALLRPRRGGLKALLLRQEVVAGIGNLYADEILFQARLHPGRRVESLRLGEVRRLYRAVRHVLRRAVLGLARAGDPGGVLLPVRQEGAACPRCDGRLAGLRLAGRTTVFCPSCQG; encoded by the coding sequence GAGCTGCCCGAGGTTGAGGTCCTGGCCCGGCATCTGCGCCCTCATCTCCTGGGCCAGACCATCCGGCGCGTACAGGTGCTCTCGCCTGCGACGGTCCGCTCTCCCCGGGCGGACCGCTTTGCCCGGCTTATCCGCGGCCGGACCGTGCGGGGCGTGAGTCGGAAGGGGAAGTACCTCCTGATAGCGCTCGACGGGGCCATGTTCCTGGCCGTCCACCTGTGCATGACCGGGGACCTGGTGGTCGTACCTCGCAGCCGGCCGCTGCACCCCCATACCAGGGTGGTCCTGGGCCTGGATGGGGCCGACCTGAGGTTTCTCGACCAGCGCCGCTTTGGCAGCATGGCTCTCCTGCCCGGCAGGGCGCTCCCGGCCTTCCCCACCCTGAAGCGCCTGGGTGCAGAGCCGTTGGGGGTAGCTTTTACCCTGGAGCGTTTCCGGGCCCTGCTGCGGCCCCGCCGCGGCGGACTCAAGGCGCTCCTGCTGCGCCAGGAGGTCGTGGCCGGCATCGGGAATCTGTACGCGGACGAGATCCTCTTTCAGGCCCGGCTGCATCCAGGGCGGCGGGTGGAATCCCTCAGGCTGGGGGAGGTGCGGCGGCTCTACCGGGCGGTGCGGCATGTCCTGCGGCGGGCGGTACTCGGGCTGGCCCGCGCGGGCGATCCTGGAGGGGTGCTGCTGCCCGTGCGGCAGGAGGGGGCTGCTTGCCCGCGGTGTGACGGCAGGCTGGCCGGGCTGCGACTGGCGGGGCGAACCACGGTCTTCTGTCCGTCCTGCCAGGGTTAG